The Henckelia pumila isolate YLH828 chromosome 2, ASM3356847v2, whole genome shotgun sequence genome includes a window with the following:
- the LOC140884584 gene encoding uncharacterized protein — MEDLTVKKRPRDESEEDSVEAEIDSPEVKRLRENLLEDDEAECCAEVEDLDSYMRSFEEEIRSSPAAVDVVSDSGQKQPVLGYLLEASDDELGLPPTTSSSPDRAAELVRADSESSELGGEVWGFDGEFPGYDHLMFGNGEAENGGDEFEVLDGLFEFSDLGSGDFAWRSETLPAQ, encoded by the coding sequence ATGGAAGATTTAACGGTCAAGAAGCGGCCGCGGGACGAGTCGGAGGAGGACTCGGTGGAGGCGGAGATCGACTCGCCGGAGGTGAAGAGGCTGCGGGAGAATCTCCTGGAGGATGACGAGGCGGAGTGTTGCGCCGAGGTGGAAGATCTGGACTCGTACATGAGGAGCTTCGAGGAGGAGATCAGGAGTTCCCCGGCGGCGGTTGATGTGGTTTCTGATTCAGGCCAAAAACAGCCGGTGTTGGGTTACTTACTGGAGGCGTCTGACGACGAGCTCGGGCTGCCGCCGACGACTTCGTCGTCGCCGGATCGGGCTGCTGAGCTGGTACGTGCTGATTCCGAGTCGTCGGAGCTCGGCGGTGAGGTTTGGGGGTTCGACGGAGAGTTTCCAGGGTACGACCATTTAATGTTCGGAAATGGTGAGGCCGAGAACGGCGGTGACGAGTTTGAGGTGTTGGATGGGTTGTTCGAGTTTTCGGATCTCGGGTCGGGTGATTTCGCATGGAGATCCGAGACGCTGCCGGCCCAATAG